A region of the Motacilla alba alba isolate MOTALB_02 unplaced genomic scaffold, Motacilla_alba_V1.0_pri HiC_scaffold_31, whole genome shotgun sequence genome:
GTCTGGGTTTGAATCCTATGCCATATTTGATGTCTGGGAGGtaccaaaaccacccaaaatccacccagaaTCGACCTAAAATTAACCCAAAAATTTCCTCCAAATCCATCctgagggggatttgggggagatTTGGAGGGATTTTAGGGGAATTTTAGGGGGAATTTTGAGTAGGTTTGAATCCTACACCCACTCTGGGTCAGGTACCAAAGCCctcaaaatccacccaaaattaCCTGAAATTAACCAAAAATTCATCCTgaggggggtgggggaaagCTTGGGGGGTTTTGAGGGGATTTGGTGCTTTTGGGGGGATTTTAAGGGAGTTTTTGGCAGTCATCATCATGCCAAACAAAACACCCCGTGCCAAAGCAGAGACCAAACCCTAAGGACTGTGCCCCTCGTGCAGAGGAGATCAAGGAACTGCAGCCCTTCTGGTGAGGAGATCAAAAGCCAGAGGAGACTCAGCTATTAACTCATTAAgtaaaaatgtattcatttaaTCAAGTATCATCATTTCTGTTACTTTATCCTTTGTGATTAAGTCTCGCATGCTTTTCTATTCCTTGTTAATTTAGCTGAATTAgattcattttggttttgtaaacTATTGAGTCATATTCCTGATGAGGTCCCATGGCAGTGGTTGGGATAAAGCATAAGCAAAACCGATCGATGGGGTACGGGGAGGGCTTCCCACCCTGCCCCACGTACAAAAGGCAAAAGGATCCAAACACAACTCATCGACTGTGTGCTAACACATACTCATCaatattttcccccaaatctcCTCCTGTTTCCGATTCTTGAAACCCAcgtccccaccctgcccagcgCAGGCTCCCGCTGGGGCTCAGGGGGCTGCTGGCTCTTTGGAGTCTCCTTGGAGGAAGGCCGGCAGTCTTCCTCGCTGGCCTCTGGATAACCTGGCAGGCTGGGCACGCGCCCCAAGTCTTGTGTTATGTAAGTAAGCACTATGTTCCAGTGAAGCCTTATTATTTTACAGATCAGAACACTCTTTGAGACTCCCTGTCTGGAATTGTCCCAACGTTATTCATGTCATGGCCGATCCTGGCCTGGGAGGTGTCTTAACTTCGTCTTGATGCCAATTCTGACTTGGGAGTCTTCCTATCTTTAGTTCATCAAGGCTGACTCTGATCTCCTGTATCCTGTTTCCCACATGCATCATCTACAAAGAAACCCATCTGCTTCACAGCACTAATCTCATATACCTGtccaattattttccaaaaatattgaTATAATTACAATTTAGTTAGCACGAATCACATCCATTTATCACAATTTCCCCAATATTCTCTTTTGATAATATTGATTCATGCTTTTTATTAAAGACTGAATCTCGGTATCTTCTACATCCCACAAATAAAGGTTTTCACAATCCCTCGTTTCTCATTTGATCAAATTTGTTACATGGTATTTTACCTAAGCAGGAAATGAAATATGGTATAGACCACAATAATAGTGAGTCCAGCTAGTGTAAACCACCAGATTTTGTTAGACAAATCACATCCATTTATCACAAGAGGCCAAAAGCTTGGAAAAGGATGAAAGAAACGCTCCAATGATGatgacaaaaaacccccaaactatATTTGACAGCAAATGAACAGCCAGTGccctccagccctcccagcctgggggaGGGAACGGTGCCGttcccatggcaggaggtgctggcagctgtggagaGAAACCAGAGAGCCACGGTCAGTCTCAGCAGGCTCCTGTGCCCCTGTCCCGCCACGGCCTGTGCCCgggccaggctgctggctgtgctcagagccCAAACCTCCCGACCCATTCTCTGCTTTTAGAGAAGGGCAGCGTGGCAGGCCACGTTCCAGCTCCTCCGCTTAAGCACGCACAGCaacctcctcagcagctgccagagcggGATGCCCGTGTGCCCGCTGCCCTCTGCCCAGAGCCCTTCTGCCAGCCGAGCTGTGGAGCCGGGTACCCAcctctggagagctgctgccaggagaggagcCCATCCCGCAGCAGCTCCTCGTCCTTCTGGAAGGGGATGTCCCCGCAGACCGTGGCCCCTGGGGTAGCGCTGGCACTGGACGCGCTCCACGGACGGTGCAGGCGCTTCCCCGTCCGGTCCAGGCACCAGCTGTAATCTTCCTGGGAAAATCAAAGAACCATTGCATGAAAGGCAATTCAAAACAAGAcctggaaacaagaaaaagcacaaagccTTGTCACCGTTTCACGGGCCTCAGGAGAGTCTGAGCACTCCAGGTGAGAATTAAACCTGTCCACAGGTGGGGAAAATCCCCACCTTTCCCACCCGTAAACGCAGCCCTTCCTCAAGGGCCTGCAAAGCAGACCAGCTGGGGCATGGCTCCGGAACCCGTCCCCCGCTGCCGCCCCCCATCCACATGGATGGATGCTTCTGTCAGGCTGGCTGCCCCCGCCTCAGCccgtgccaggctggctggcagAAGCTGTCAGCAAGGCCAGGAGCCAGCTCCCCTCCCACAGCATCCGTCCCCCATCTCGCCAAAAAGCAGCTTGGCGGCCGgtggaaaaattaatattcCCCAGCGCTGCCGAGCGGGGAACCCCTGGCGCGGGGCCAGGCCGAGCCCTGCCGAGCCTGGAAGCACCAGCATCCCCCgccctgcactgcctggggacTCATCTTGATTTCATCGGGGCGCAGAGCGTGTCCTCCAGGCAGGGGCCGCAGCCAAAGCCAACGGGCTCTGCCCCGCCAGCGGCCAGCTCCAGGATGGTGTTCCCAGCTCCACGTCCTGCTCCAGAAGAACACGCCAGCTGTGCCTCACCTTGCGGGGACATCACGATGTCACTGAGCTGCAGGGGGATGTTTCCCCTGTCCCAGTCCATGACACCTTCACTGCACTGCCACCACTTCTCCAACAGGACGGGGAGCACTGAGCCGCTCCCTCCACAGCTCGCCAGGGACCAGCGGAAGCATCTCCTGGGCTGCGCTCTCTCCTCCCCGCCGCGGCCACAGGGAAACGCTCCAGGGTTTTCTTCCAGCGCCACGAGACGCGTGCCGCTGCTGCTTGCTGGGCTCTGCATCCTACTGTGCACAGCGATGGATCTCTGCTGTCtcctgggccaggcagggctcctgcagccaagAACGCTCAGAAAGGTCCTCCAGCGATGGCCTGGCTGTGGGGTCCATGCATAAACACCACCTGATGAGCTGCTGGCACTCTGCCGAGAGAAACCAGAAACCGCCGCTCAGCAGGACAAGGCTCCTGTCCACGCTCTCCCACATTCCACAGCGCCCAGGCCACACCAGgagtgctcagagctgcagccaaaAGCTTCCCATCGATCCTCCCTTGCAGAGGAcaccagcacagaggcacaggtgCCACCTCCTCCAGCTAAGCCCAGCAGATCCACCTCCTCACTAGCTGTAAGAGCAGGACGCTTATGTGCCAGCTGCCCCCTCCCAACCCCGTTCTTCCCCTCGTACCTTGAAGACTCATCCCCACCTTGAGACACCCGGGCCGGGAAGAAGAGCTGGCGCCGGATAATGTCCTTGTTGGTGTGGAAAGGAAGGTGCCCGCACACCAGCTCATAGAGCAGGATGCCCAGGGACCAGATGGTGGCTGGCTGGCCATGGTAGCAGCCAAAGAGGATCCACTCTTtgttgtcatatatgcatatatgtaacaAGAATTTTTATACTATTATCTCTCTATTACAAAAGTTTTGTACCTATTCGGTGTTTTCTGGTAAGCAGCTCCTCCAAGTACacccttcctctctcaccaggCAACCAACTGACTCCAGGTCCCTTCCTGCTTTGGGGCGTGTCCTCTTAATaagccaacccactcttttatagctcctatTGTTCTTATTAGCTACAGCTGTGGCTtgttgaagttaggccttctcctcatttttgataattggcccagctgcaactccttaggggtaagattactttctataccATCTCCATGCTATTCCCTCACACACTCCGGTGGGCTGTACTCCGGCGCTCCTATGGGACACGGGCACAGCTCATCAGACCcgtgctgctccctccttccctccctccctcccagccagctcccgCTTCACAacagccagcccctgcccaaAAGCAActtggctgcagctggctgaagaaggattccccctccctgcctccctcttccccctctgGCAGCAAAGGGGGGAAGCTCCGctgcccggccgggccccggcTTTGGGCTCACCTGACATCCGGCTGTAGAACGTGTCCTGGAGGATGGTGCCGCAGCCGAAGTCGATGAGCTTCGCCTCGCCCGTGGCCAGGTCGACGAGGACGTTCTCGGCCTTGATGTCGCGGTGCAGGACGCCGCGGCTGCTGCAGTGCCGCACGGCCTCCGGCACCTGGCGGAGCAGCCCCCGCGCCACGGGCTCCGGCAGGAACCCCCGCTCGGCCAGGGAGTACCAGAGGTCCTGGCAGCGCTCCGGGCGCTCCATGACCAGCGCGAAGCCGTCGGGCTCCTCGAACCAGTCCAGGAGCCGCACGACGCCGCGAAAGCCGGGCCGCGACACCATCCACAGCAGcgccagctccaggggcacaaGGGCGCCCTTGTGCTGCGGGGGCACCGCGATGCCGTCAGCGGGGCCGATGCTGCGCCGCGCCTCGGGCCCCCGAtgccgcccggccccgccgcggctcGCCACTGCCCGGCCCGGGACGCTGCGCGGCCCCCGCTCGCTCCACGCTCGCTGCCCTCGCAGCGCTCCGGctgccgccccgccgggccTCGCCTCAGCcccgcccggcacggccccCGGCTCCTCCCGCGGGCCCCGCTCCCTCTCCAGCCGCGCCCACTCCGAGGTGCGCTCCCGGCACACTCGCTTGACGGCCGCCTGCAAGCCAAGGCCAGTGCCGGGCTCAGctcgccgcccgccgccgccccccgagCCGGCCCCGTCTCTTACCGGGGCGCCGTCGGCGAGCCGGGTCGCGGAGTAAACGCtgccgcggccgccgctgcccaGCAGCGGGCCCTCCCGgtagagctgctccaggggcgGCTTCTCCGCCCGTGCGGGCGGCACCGCGCTCCCGCTCTGCTGCCCGgggccccgcccgcccggcgcgCTGCCGCTTGCCGAGCCGGCCCGGGCTGCGGCggctcggggccggcggccgAGCTGGCGAGCGGCGGAGCTCGGAGCGGGGAAGCTGCCGGCCGCGCCGGCGGCCACGGGGCGGgagccgggcggcagcggggcggcTGCGGGCGGAACCGCGGCAGGGGCTTCGTTCGGGGCCCGGGCCTCGGCCGGGGCCGGCCCAGAGCCCGCGCCAGGCGCGGCCAAAAGACCGCGCTGCTCCGCCAGCACCAGAGCCAGCGGCACTTCCAGCGGCGCCGCAGCCAGCACGGAGAGAGCCCGGCCGAGGCGGAACCACggcgggccgggcagggccgggcacggggcggccccgccgagGGGCGCCTGCGGGACGCGGCATCAGCCGGCCTGGGAGAGGCGGAACACGGACGGAACAGCACGGGACGGGAGCAGAGTGagtgggagagggagaaggggatGGGGAGCCAGTGGAAAGTCGAGCGGAAAACCCATCGAGAGaagcgctgctgctgccgctgctgctgtgGAGCCGCAGTTCTGCCTTGGCACCACCTCAAGGCTTTGAGGGAGAGGCTTTGTGCTGCTTACTCGCTCACTGGGATGCACAGAAAGTGTTGAAATGGTAAAAACAGTCCAAACCCCTTAGAAATCGGAAGGAAAACCTGAGGCCCTGGCAGCTGGCACCTCAGAATCGCGTGGCTTTTGCTCCTCTCTTCTACCTGACAGCTTCCCGGGCAGGGGCAATTCTTCCAATTGCATCAGCGTGGCCATGGCTAGAAAGGGCAGCGAGCAGATGGATTtagcttctcctgccagcccctggaaTGCCGGTTGTCATTTGTGTGCGCTGAGGATTCCGCTTCCGACTGGGACCTGGCGCAGCTGCTCCTTGGGCGCTGCTGGCACGCGGGCGCAgcggtgctgcagcagctgtcccGCACACAGGGAGGGCTCTGGAGCCTCCCCAGGGCCCCCAGGGAGCGGAGGAGGGAACGTGCCCAGGATCTGCTGCAGGACCGTGGGGTTGGGGGGATCCTTCCGGCTCTTGGATGGGGGAGGGAGCGGCGCAAATGGAATCAAGATGGGACAGGGATCAGACAGCCCCACGCCAGGCAGCGTTTTCTCCTCggagagctgctctgagttGGGAGAGCTGGTGGAGCCTGCGGAGCAAATGAGACCCGGGAGCGAGGGAAaggctggctgggaaggagTCAGATAAAGCCCGTGTGGGCATTTCCCTTTCCAAGGGGCTCCTGGGGAGACAAAGGGGACAAGAAGGATGCCCCATCTCACGACATTTCCTTTGTCCCTTCAGTGGTCCTGTTGCAGTCCCTGCATGCAGGAGTTTACTTGATGCCAGATGCCATCACAAAAAGCTGTTGGCTTGTTCAGCAATATGCTAAATCACAcgttattatatttattttccagtaaCACTGCACTTTAAAAAGTCTTACCGAATTTCTGTTTCCATGGAATTTACAGTTACCATGGGTTTTTCTCATCACTGATTTACTTGTAAGTCTAATGTGCTTGTTACAACTTTAATCCCTCCAGTACACCATCATGCTGTTATTTCACTTATGGCTCATTCACCTTTCAGTTGTCTTTTTGTGTTAATAATCTTAGACAAAGTTACATCATGTCATATCCGTAATTTCTAAGGATGttcattttaattctgttgAATTAAGGCCCAACATTGTAATGCTCAGTTACGTTCTGTTAAATTGAATAAGGCTAAGTTTCATGAAGTGAATTTtggttgattttatttctgttcagtttCAGTATTACTAAGTTTGAACCATGTTCTATTCCAGTTTTTTATGGATCCAGTTACATTCAGTATTAATAGTAATTAACTTGGAGTTCTCTTGAGTGTGCTTTTTGTTCGACTAAGGTGATAATGAAATTATGTTTATTCATTTGAAATCCTTTTAGGGCTGAGTTTTATTAAGTTCCTCTTGTTAAGCTCTACTGCTGTCCAAATTCATTTATATCAGGTTTGAGTGTTCTTTAATCTGAGGTATCATGAATTTCACGAGTGAGCtgttcagtgttttcctttgttgcattttttctgtCATAAACACATCAGTGTTCGTATTACTGTTTTGATAGCCagcttttcatttgctttccccTCTTTTGGTGTAATTATCTGCAAGGCCCGTGTCATTCCAGGATCCTTCTTTTGTTCTCCAGCTGCTCATGGATCTCTCAGACCAGACTGCCCCTCtagccaggctctgccctggggctccATGGTTGGACCCAGTGCTGGCTCATGATTTTTAGGTATTTGTCAGAGCTCCAAGAAACGATATCTCAGCTTTGTCAGGAGCCTCCTCTGAACTGATGCTATTGTCACATCTACTCTAAGCCATCAGATGCCGTCCCAATTATTATTACAAAGCCACTCCCACAGTTTGCTGTGTTGAAAGCATCTCTGTGCTGAGGAAGTTGTGGAGGAGACCAGCTCTTGGAGGGTTCATTGGTCTTTCAGCCCTAGACCTTTACTCGTAAGTGCTATTCTTAAGAGCCTTGTTTTAAATCACGTTTAGGGAATTCTCTCCCACTCAGAGCTTGGGTAGTGGCCAGGCCTTGGCTCTACCTGGACGGGAATTTGCCAACAGACCCAGatgttttctgcatcaaaacTAGATTGGAGTTGCTTTGACTTTGCAATTTGTCCCTCTATCCATGACAGTTGAACTATTTGTAAAGGGAGCTTGGGAATTATTATCTGGCAAGAATTCTCCAAGTCCCCAGTGAATCGAGGTTTGTCAGCTGTTTGCAGACTCTGCCATGATGGTACATTATTTCAGAGATTGCTATTTACCTAATCCCACCTATGCTGTTAGTTTTGTCTGCTATTTGAAATATCCCTGAGAGTTGTATCCAAATTATTCCCAATTGCTGGAAGTTTCGTGTCCACTACATGTATTATTTGACTATGATGTTTCTTCATTCTCATAACAAAAGACATGCATCTCATTcggaaaaaacaaaaaagaggagGAATGAATGCCTTAAGAACATTCAAAGAATGCAATATGTACATGAGAAATTGGGAGGACGAATCATTTTGAATAATGCAgtattttcattagaaatttGGAAAACAGATCATCCCATCGAAATCCCAATTGAGTGTCCCACAGTGAAGCCTCATTGATTCCTTAACTCCAGGAGAAGATATGCCTGTGTTTTATCAGCAACAGCTCCAAGCAGTCACCTGTTCATTCCATCAGACACTGATCAGCTCTGAAAAAAGGAGGCCCAGTGAGAAGAGAAATAACCTCATCACCGTGCAGCCTTTGTGGCCAGAGCAGGAACAGAAGGAGCACTGCCAAGACACAGCTGTGTCTGCAAACTTACAGAGGCAATTTGCCAGCAAGAGCCTCATGGCAGCATCATGGTACAGAGTTCCTACTGACCTTCTGCAGTTCTTCCCTgttccagctcccaggaggacATTCAGTGATGGCCAAGATCAACATTTCCAGCTAATGCACTTCCTCCTACTTCTGAACTGATTGGAAACAATGgtcatttctttccatttccctaAGAGACATTGGAcattattcttttgttttctcatgctgCAAAACCCAGTGTCAATGACTTGACAGAATTTGGTTAAGGTTTGTTGATTGTAATTGGTCTTTTCTGGATCTTATCCCAGATCTAACAGATAACCAGCAATAACCTTCATGAGATAATACCCTCACAAGAGTGAGCTGTGCCAACATCAGAACAGATGAGCCTTTTTGAAATTAACAAAAAGGGGGAGATGTCCTAGACAGGTAGAAGAATGATCAAAGAAAGGCCTTATGAAATCAGGCCTTGTTCTGCTATATCAATGCTGGCCTGTCATCTCTTCTGAGTGCAGCTGAGCAGCTACAAGTTCCCATGTGAAGCTATTTTGAGAATGAGACTTTGTGAACAATCTCTTCTGAGGGTGAACAACAAATGCACCTGCAGCAACAAGGGGTTTGTCCCATGAGAACCAGGGAAGAGAACAGGTAAACAATCCCATAGAGAGATTTGATGCacaagtaaaatatattttaataacgAACAGAATAATAGGCTTTGGGTTCCCCCTTCTTTGGGGCTTTGGGTTCCCCCTTCTTTGGGGCTTTGGCTTCCTTCTTTTCTGGCGCTTTGGTTTCCTTCTCTTGGATTTTGGCTGCCTTCCTCTCCGggattttgctttccttcttttctggaggtttgtttttattctctgggaatttggttttgttctttaggaccttgctttccttcttctctgggGGTTTGGTGTCCTTCTCTGGGGCCTTGGTTTCCTTCTTCCCTGGGGCCTTGGTTTCCTTCTTCTCTGCgggtttggtttcctttttaGGGATGTTGGTTTCCTTCTTCTCTGAGGCCTTGGTTTCCTTCTTTCCtgggggtttggttttccccttctctggTTTTGGAGGTTGCTTCCCCACAGGGAcacccttcttttccttcttccgcctctcttcctcctctaaGGCTTTTGCCTCCTCCCCAAGCTTTGGAGCCAGCCGCTTCAGCTCCCTTCtgcagacaaaacagaaaacagggcTGAGAGTCAGCACCAGAAACTTGGGCTCACTAGTCCTGGCTGGCCCTGCACTTCATTCCCTGACCCCGAGGCCATTTCCATGAATTCTCCTCAACCCGCAGAGGTTGGGAACATCCCAAGTGAGGGCATTGCTGGAAGGGGACCTCCAGGACCAGCCAGACCCAAGCCTTGCCATCATAAGGTCCTGACTGTGCAAGCTCCCTCTCAAGGCACAGCCAGACACCTCCAGCCCGCTGCCAAAGGCTgatccagcagctctctgcGCTGACGCCTGAAAACGCCCTTTGTCTCTTGACTTGCCAGTTGAAAGCAGAGCACAGATTGCTGACATCTGCTTATCTCTCCTGCAATTCTCACTCAGCTCATTCAGCCCCcttctccctgggcacagctgaagCATGATTTTCAAGAGTTAAGGTTTCAGCTGAGGCTTAGAAGCAATTCACACTGATCAGGATGTAAGTTAGATAGGCAGACGATGGGTTAATGATTCTCAGGTGCTTCAGCTGGAGCTGATTGTTCCATTGTTTACCATGAGGAGCTTCTTGACAGAAGGAAGTGGAGCAAGTGAACTGTGATAAGAACATTCTGAAAGCAGTAGAACAATGGTTAGCACCTGGGCTTTATGTCAATCAGTCACTAAGCAGGGGACCTTGGATGGTGCCAGAGGGTCCCAGAGAGCTGATGAAGACATTCCTGACTTCATCCCTTAAGACCACTGACCCAATTGGAGCCCACCGACCCAATTCCAGAGAAGAACTGTGCAGGCGTGAAGGAGCAATGACCTCATTTGAatccagagcagggatgggaggtgctggggttGTGCACATGTATTGGATGTAAGATCTTGGGAAATAAAGAGAGGGCACAGAGCCTTGTACAGCGCGGTCACGCCTTTTGGGGACGGCTCTTGTGCCGCCCGCCGCTGTTAATAAACATACCACTTTCTAACTTTAATTAGTTAGAGAGTCTCTGCCCGTGATCTTCGGTTTTAACGACTCATAGCCTGCTCCTTAATGAGGATAATCCCATCAGCCagaaagcaaaggctgcaggAACTCCTCTCCTGCAAGGCAGGCTCTTGTCAGCCAGATTTCCTGCTGGAACCCAGCTGGGACCAAGCAAACGAGTGCTGTCTGCCATGGAAAGGATTGGAAGCAGCCTCGTCCGTCTCCTCGCCATGAAAGCAactccagcctgggctgaagGAAGTCCTGATGCACAGGCTTGCTTTCAGcagcctcccctcccagctccacacTTTGCCTCTGtgtcctgagctgggctgcctggctggagcagagcttctcctgtgcttgcctcctgctgcagctgaaggggaGCCGAAAGGACAGAGCTTTTatggctgctgtcccagcatCAGGAGAAGCCTGGCAGATCAGCATTGCCAGGACTTCacctgtggcaggagcaggacccAAAGCAAGGTTTGGTCTGTGCCCCACGCCTGCCCAGACCACAGTGCCACTGTTTTGGTGAAGGGAGATGATGAAGAAGATGCGACTCAACACCATGGGCTTAAAGACACCCCTGGGGGCAGTGCCAAGGCAAggccagagcccagctccctgcaggcagcatctAAGCCAGGAGGGCTCAGCACTAAAGCAGAGAAGGAGATGTTGTGTCTCAACAGAAGAAGGTCCTTCCTCTCTTGGGAGCCAGGGAGCCAAGAGGggccatccctgtgctgcttctggCCTTTGCTATGCAGCACCTCTGAGCTCAGAGTCCTTGGAGCAGGGAAGCCCTCCAGGGACAAGAGCCCATGCAAGAGCAGGAACCATGGAAGGCTTACTCACCTCTCCCTGAGAGGTGCCCGAGAGCCACAGTTGATCCCCCGGGGGCTCAGGGAGGAGCTGACACGTGAGGCCCCCCCGGTCACCCCCACCTCGCAGGTGGGGCCTCCCTCCACGTGGCACAGCGCCGGGACACTGGAGATGGTGTTGAGGTGGCCAGAGACGGTGGAGGAGACCTGCTGgctctctcctggctgcagcacagctgacagTGGCAGGACACTGAAAGCCTGGATGGAAGACAGGAGAGATTGAGGTGTTGAGCATGGAAATGGATGCACAAGAGCATCTTGGAGCAAAGTGCAGCTGTACCTGGAGGGGCCTATTCCCCAAACACTGCCAGAATCACCCTGATCTCATCCTGCATCCATGCCACTGACCAGAGCAGGGACCATGGGGAAAATCTTCTGCCATACTCACGGGGCAATGCATTCATTAGTACATGACATGACAGTGAACTGGGATGTCTCCTGGCAGTAGAAATTCTCTCTGATGCACAACTTGCCTTTCAAAAGTTTGAAAACTTACTGCTTGTAGAAAAGGAGGAGACTCAGAGTGAGAGCTCTTGGAGCTGAGCAAAGGACTCCAGCCCAGCTCATCTGACTCCTGAGGctcttcccctctctctctgaTTTCAATGCTGCTTTCTCAAGGTGCCACAGCAAAAGCTCCTGCACAAGTTTCCTATGCAGCACCTGAGGAGCTCCAGGGGGAGCAGTGCCCTCCAGAGGGGCTGCACAGCGTCCTTGGGCAGCCCTACAACGTGTCCTGCACGGCCTCTCcaaccagcagctgctccagcagcactttgTGATGGCCTGGAGGGATGTGAGGCCCCTCGGTGGCCAATGCTGAGGGCCACCAGTggcactggcagctccagccctgcttgcCACACTGACAATGTGCAAGTGAGACAGattccctcttcccttctccgCTTCCAGGGCAGTGTGCGCTGCGTCCACGGAGCACCTGAATCCCTCCAACCCCAGTGGGAGGCAAGGGCTCTCAGGAGTTTGTGGTGGCACCTGAAAAACAAGCCATTTTCTATGCCAGGAGGAAGAGACAGCCACTTGGCAAAGGCTCCCTTGGTCAGACAGCTTCAGGGCCACCAGTGCAATCCCAGCTCTCGGGGGAAAGCAGAGACCTGCAAACAGGGAgtctggctgggctgggaagaggCTCCATGGAGATCAGGACTCATCACAGCTTGCCCTGGGAAGGAAGCTGGAGGTCTCAGCA
Encoded here:
- the LOC119696523 gene encoding LOW QUALITY PROTEIN: serine/threonine-protein kinase par-1-like (The sequence of the model RefSeq protein was modified relative to this genomic sequence to represent the inferred CDS: substituted 1 base at 1 genomic stop codon) — translated: MRKTHGSTSSPNSEQLSEEKTLPGVGLSDPCPILIPFAPLPPPSKSRKDPPNPTVLQQILGTFPPPLPGGPGEAPEPSLCAGQLLQHRCARVPAAPKEQLRQVPAPLGGAAPCPALPGPPWFRLGRALSVLAAAPLEVPLALVLAEQRGLLAAPGAGSGPAPAEARAPNEAPAAVPPAAAPLPPGSRPVAAGAAGSFPAPSSAARQLGRRPRAAAARAGSASGSAPGGRGPGQQSGSAVPPARAEKPPLEQLYREGPLLGSGGRGSVYSATRLADGAPVRDGAGSGGGGGRRAEPGTGLGLQAAVKRVCRERTSEWARLERERGPREEPGAVPGGAEARPGGAAAGALRGQRAWSERGPRSVPGRAVASRGGAGRHRGPEARRSIGPADGIAVPPQHKGALVPLELALLWMVSRPGFRGVVRLLDWFEEPDGFALVMERPERCQDLWYSLAERGFLPEPVARGLLRQVPEAVRHCSSRGVLHRDIKAENVLVDLATGEAKLIDFGCGTILQDTFYSRMSGAPEYSPPEXWILFGCYHGQPATIWSLGILLYELVCGHLPFHTNKDIIRRQLFFPARVSQECQQLIRWCLCMDPTARPSLEDLSERSWLQEPCLAQETAEIHRCAQ